The stretch of DNA ACCGAAGGTCCATCTGCTGCCGGGTCTATGGTTGCCGCCCGCGATGTGGAGACTCAGGCTATTTTCGGTCTGAAGGGCGTGCCTCTCAATGTATTTGGAAAAACAAAAGCCGCGATTTACAAGAATGAAGAACTCTACAATCTCATGACGGCTTTGGGCATTGAAGACAGCGTTGAGAATCTCCGTTTCAACAATGTGGTCATTGCCACTGATGCCGATTACGATGGTTTCCACATCCGCAATTTGCTGATGACTTTTTTCCTCAATTATTTCGAAGAACTCGTTACTTCTGGTCATGTCTATATTCTGGAGACGCCGATTTTTCGCGTGCGGAATAGCCGCGAAACGCGCTATTGTTATAGCGAGAAAGAACGCAATCAGGCTGTTGCCGATTTGCGAAATCCCGAGGTCACGCGCTTCAAGGGATTGGGAGAGATTTCACCCGGTGAATTTGGACAATTCATCGGAGAGGATATGCGCCTGATCAAGGTCGGCGTGCGCGCTCTTGCCGAGGTTCCAACTACCCTCGAATTTTACATGGGAAAGAATACGCCCGATCGCAGAGATTATATTGTGGAGCATTTGATTTAGAGGATTGAAAATGGCTTATATCGACAAGTTATTTGATCAGTATTTTTTAGAACACGCTTCTTATGTTGTGAAAGATAGGGCGATTCCCGACATTGACGATGGTCTCAAGCCCGTACAGCGCCGCATTTTACACGCGCTCAAAGAGCAGGACGATGGGAAGTTTCACAAGGTCGCCAATGTCGTGGGGCAGACGATGAAATACCATCCCCACGGCG from Gemmatimonadota bacterium encodes:
- a CDS encoding type IIA DNA topoisomerase subunit B, which gives rise to TEGPSAAGSMVAARDVETQAIFGLKGVPLNVFGKTKAAIYKNEELYNLMTALGIEDSVENLRFNNVVIATDADYDGFHIRNLLMTFFLNYFEELVTSGHVYILETPIFRVRNSRETRYCYSEKERNQAVADLRNPEVTRFKGLGEISPGEFGQFIGEDMRLIKVGVRALAEVPTTLEFYMGKNTPDRRDYIVEHLI